One segment of Sesamum indicum cultivar Zhongzhi No. 13 linkage group LG4, S_indicum_v1.0, whole genome shotgun sequence DNA contains the following:
- the LOC105161165 gene encoding GDSL esterase/lipase At5g33370 codes for MAELVENSRFYLVFLFVLMLGNLSTRVEARAFFVFGDSLVDNGNNNYLATTARADAPPYGIDYPTHRPTGRFSNGLNIPDLISEQMGWEATMPYLNPELTGQKLLVGANFASAGVGVLNDTGFQFVNIIRIYEQLNFFQQYQQRVSALIGEEETKKLVKESLVLMTLGGNDFVNNYYLVPYSARSRQFTLQKYVPYVVSEYKKVLMRLHDLGPRRVIVTGTGPLGCVPAELALHSTNGECAEELQKAAALFNPQLVQMLNELNQQLGSNVFIAANTNQMHMDFISNPQAFGFTTSKIACCGQGPYNGLGLCTPFSNLCPNRDLYVFWDPFHPSERANKLIVQQILAGSTAYMHPMNLSTIMALDSRA; via the exons ATGGCTGAGTTGGTGGAGAATTCAAGATTCTACcttgtttttctatttgttttgATGCTTGGGAATTTGAGCACTCGTGTCGAAGCAAGAGCATTTTTTGTGTTTGGAGATTCGCTGGTCGACAATGGGAACAACAACTACTTGGCGACTACGGCGAGGGCCGACGCTCCACCCTACGGCATTGACTACCCGACCCATCGCCCCACCGGCCGTTTCTCCAATGGCCTCAACATCCCTGATCTTATCA GTGAGCAGATGGGGTGGGAGGCCACAATGCCATACCTAAATCCAGAGCTTACTGGGCAGAAACTATTGGTTGGTGCCAATTTTGCTTCTGCTGGTGTTGGAGTACTTAATGACACTGGATTCCAGTTT GTGAACATAATTCGGATATATGAGCAACTGAACTTCTTCCAACAGTACCAGCAGAGAGTGAGTGCCCTAATCGGGGAAGAGGAGACTAAGAAACTTGTGAAGGAATCCTTAGTTTTGATGACATTAGGTGGAAATGACTTCGTCAACAACTACTACTTGGTGCCTTACTCCGCCAGGTCTCGTCAGTTCACTCTCCAAAAGTATGTGCCTTATGTCGTCTCCGAGTACAAGAAAGTCTTAATG AGACTGCACGATCTGGGGCCTCGTAGGGTTATAGTGACGGGAACTGGACCGCTAGGGTGTGTGCCGGCGGAATTGGCGCTCCACAGCACTAATGGGGAATGTGCGGAAGAATTGCAAAAGGCTGCAGCGCTCTTCAACCCTCAGCTGGTTCAGATGCTCAACGAACTCAACCAACAACTTGGCTCCAACGTTTTCATCGCAGCCAATACGAATCAAATGCACATGGACTTCATCTCCAACCCTCAAGCATTCG GATTCACAACCTCAAAGATAGCATGTTGTGGGCAAGGGCCATACAATGGGCTGGGGCTATGCACGCCGTTCTCAAACCTCTGCCCAAACAGGGACTTGTATGTGTTTTGGGATCCATTCCACCCATCCGAGAGGGCCAACAAGTTGATTGTGCAGCAGATCTTGGCTGGCTCCACCGCCTACATGCACCCAATGAACCTCTCCACCATCATGGCTTTGGATTCAAGGGCTTGA
- the LOC105161166 gene encoding LOW QUALITY PROTEIN: GDSL esterase/lipase At5g33370 (The sequence of the model RefSeq protein was modified relative to this genomic sequence to represent the inferred CDS: deleted 1 base in 1 codon), with protein sequence MASLFSYPSACPLLSLFLLAFASIASRADARAFFVFGDSLVDNGNNNYLVTSARADSPPYGIDYPTHRPTGRFSNGLNIPDIISNKLGMEPTMPYLSPLLKGQKLLVGANFASAGVGILNDTGIQFLNIIRINKQLEYFQQYQTRVTSLIGAERTKTLVNQALVLITLGGNDFVNNYYLVPYSARSQQFSLPDFVRYVISEYRKILARLYELGARRVLVTGTGPMGCVPAELAQRSRAGECAAELTRAAGLFNPQLTEMLRSLNSELGADVFVAANTYAMHMDFISNPQAHGFITSKIACCGQGPYNGVGLCTPVSNLCPNRDVYAFWDSFHPSERANRIIVQQILTGDNKYMNPINLTTIMAMDSMT encoded by the exons ATGGCCAGCTTATTCTCCTATCCATCAGCTTGCCCACTTCTCAGCTTATTTCTACTTGCATTTGCATCAATAGCTTCTAGAGCCGATGCACGGGCGTTTTTTGTGTTTGGAGACTCGCTGGTTGATAATGGCAATAACAACTATCTTGTTACTAGTGCTCGGGCCGACTCCCCTCCTTATGGGATCGACTATCCTACTCATCGTCCCACTGGCCGTTTTTCCAACGGCCTTAACATTCCCGATATCATCA GTAATAAATTGGGAATGGAGCCTACAATGCCATACTTGAGCCCATTGCTCAAGGGGCAGAAGCTTCTTGTTGGTGCTAACTTTGCATCTGCTGGGGTTGGAATCCTCAATGACACCGGAATCCAGTTT TTGAATATTATTCGAATCAACAAACAACTCGAGTACTTCCAACAGTATCAAACGCGTGTGACAAGCCTAATCGGGGCCGAGCGGACGAAGACCCTTGTGAACCAAGCCCTAGTGCTCATCACCCTTGGGGGCAACGACTTCGTTAACAATTACTATTTAGTGCCGTATTCTGCAAGATCCCAACAATTTTCTCTCCCGGACTTTGTCCGATACGTCATTTCCGAGTATCGCAAGATTTTGGCC AGGTTATATGAGTTGGGAGCGAGAAGGGTCCTCGTGACTGGAACAGGGCCAATGGGCTGCGTGCCGGCTGAGTTGGCCCAACGAAGCCGGGCCGGTGAATGCGCAGCGGAGCTAACGCGGGCTGCCGGATTGTTCAACCCACAGCTGACTGAAATGCTGAGGAGCCTCAATAGTGAACTTGGGGCAGATGTATTTGTGGCTGCTAACACATATGCTATGCACATGGACTTTATTTCC AATCCTCAGGCCCATG GATTCATTACATCAAAAATTGCATGTTGTGGGCAAGGGCCATACAATGGGGTTGGGCTGTGCACACCAGTCTCCAACTTGTGCCCAAACAGAGATGTGTATGCATTTTGGGATTCCTTCCATCCATCAGAAAGGGCAAACAGAATCATAGTCCAACAGATCCTGACTGGTGACAACAAGTACATGAATCCCATCAACCTCACCACCATAATGGCTATGGATTCCATGACCTAA
- the LOC105161167 gene encoding U11/U12 small nuclear ribonucleoprotein 48 kDa protein: MNPQNPPPRQLPPPPQPQPAATVVPSQYLNPPPSPSLSAALSNLTPLLHLANTTLQSLPTATATVSASPTLLPCPFNPNHRLPPSSLFSHYLNCPSPVSLSHTFHYPLTLHSCATTPSAAASFPTTSSDLCVSLESYIGYNSPPNNFFYQNCPGPVTPSVQPPPLLNLPRELYIECADYNQDSSHQKAVGFSVDFVRFLPSEIWAIRSEIEAWGGSIPSLYSSRILRAIMRLKDFKLFHLYEWIVANSPRYGVIIDFAMRDHVVLLVRLCLKLIVREAFGLAGVTFIDKELKLEGNELSGLSNRNFECPTLVKMVMWLASQFRILYGEVNGNFFAVDVLKECISESALCASLFRLERKDAESSDFQKVDGEVEEPVQSITLIDGTRRDEGENIKGVTVGNSTVLISQVAAAVAALHERSLIEEKIKALRNSRPLSAYQRNLEHAYMSKIADEERQKRPDYRPIIEHDGFLRQRSGNQDGNKAKTREELLAEERDYKRRRMSYRGKKLKRNTLEVMRDIIEEFMEEIKQAGGVDGTSKAAEEMGALTSDNLNTGSRAAGVSGTSQIPEEIRGQSLDYRKDSHARHDSKKCEDDIHRLRRDSSWDHRRQDLNKSVGRVRHDKDDNYRSWDGRQSGSDSRERMDGRENQEFVEALGEGYSRRSRKRRSESRERDHHKISRDEHEFNNHKRERDQRERTSRKRERYEDNREREDRGRSKTERASRHRDEDGGYLDRRKSKTNRSSSSRLELQDFDDRYDPAESRDFYEDDF; encoded by the exons ATGAACCCACAAAATCCGCCACCGCGACAGTTGCCGCCGCCGCCACAGCCCCAGCCCGCCGCCACAGTCGTCCCTTCTCAGTACCTAAACCCACCGCCATCACCCTCCCTTTCCGCCGCCCTCTCCAATCTCACCCCCCTTCTCCACCTCGCCAACACCACCCTCCAGTCTCTCCCCACTGCCACTGCCACCGTCTCTGCTTCTCCTACCCTCCTCCCCTGCCCTTTCAACCCTAACCACCGTCTCCCTCCTTCATCCCTCTTCTCTCACTACCTTAATTGCCCTTCTCCTGTCTCTCTATCCCACACTTTCCACTATCCCCTCACACTCCACTCATGCGCCACCACCCCTTCTGCTGCCGCTTCCTTCCCCACCACCTCCTCCGATCTCTGCGTCTCTCTCGAAAGTTACATTGGTTATAATTCTCCACCCAACAATTTCTTTTACCAAAACTGTCCCGGTCCTGTCACTCCTTCAGTTCAACCGCCTCCCCTGCTCAATTTACCTAGGGAGTTGTATATCGAGTGTGCCGACTATAATCAAGACTCTTCCCACCAAAAAGCTGTGGGTTTTTCCGTCGACTTTGTTAGGTTTCTTCCATCAGAGATTTGGGCAATTCGTAGTGAAATTGAAGCGTGGGGTGGCAGTATCCCATCTTTGTATTCTTCTAGAATTTTGCGTGCGATTATGAGGTTGAAAGATTTTAAGTTGTTCCATTTATATGAGTGGATTGTTGCGAATTCTCCTCGATATGgagtaattattgattttgcCATGAGGGATCATGTGGTTTTGTTGGTTAGGTTGTGTTTGAAGTTGATTGTTAGGGAGGCTTTTGGGTTGGCGGGTGTTACATTTATTGATAAAGAATTGAAATTGGAGGGGAATGAATTATCAGGATTGAGCAATCGGAATTTTGAGTGCCCCACTTTAGTGAAAATGGTGATGTGGTTAGCTTCGCAGTTCCGTATATTGTATGGTGAAGTTAACGGGAACTTTTTTGCAGTTGATGTGTTAAAAGAGTGCATATCAGAATCTGCATTGTGTGCTTCATTGTTTCGTTTAGAGCGAAAAGATGCTGAATCGAGTGATTTTCAGAAAGTTGATGGTGAGGTGGAAGAGCCGGTGCAAAGTATTACATTGATTGATGGCACCAGGAGAGATGAAGGAGAGAACATAAAAGGTGTGACAGTTGGAAACAGCACAGTTCTTATCTCCCAAGTGGCAGCAGCTGTAGCAGCATTGCATGAACGATCAttgattgaagaaaaaattaaggcGTTACGTAATTCACGGCCATTGTCTGCATATCAACG TAATTTGGAGCATGCATACATGTCCAAGATAGCTGATGAGGAAAGGCAAAAACGTCCAGACTATAGACCTATAATTGAACATGACGGGTTTCTTCGGCAGAGGTCAGGTAATCAg GATGGCAATAAAGCAAAGACCAGGGAGGAATTATTAGCTGAGGAAAGAGATTACAAACGTCGGAGGATGTCATACCGTGGAAAGAAATTGAAGCGAAATACTTTAGAG GTGATGAGGGATATCATAGAGGAATTTATGGAGGAAATCAAGCAAGCTGGAGGTGTTGATGGCACGTCAAAAGCTGCGGAAGAAATGGGAGCTTTGACATCTGATAATTTGAATACAGGTTCACGTGCTGCTGGTGTTTCGGGAACTTCTCAGATACCCGAAGAGATTAGAGGCCAATCACTTGATTACAGGAAGGACTCACACGCTCGTCATGATTCAAAAAAATGCGAGGATGATATCCATCGGCTAAGGCGAGATTCTAGTTGGGATCATAGGCGTCAAGATCTAAATAAAAGTGTTGGGAGGGTGAGACATGACAAAGATGATAATTACAGAAGCTGGGATGGAAGGCAAAGCGGCAGCGACTCAAGAGAGCGGATGGATGGtagagaaaatcaagaatttgttGAGGCCCTTGGAGAAGGTTATTCACGAAGATCACGCAAGAGACGGAGCGAGTCCCGGGAACGAGATCATCATAAAATAAGCAGAGATGAGCATGAgtttaataatcataaaagagaaagagaccAGCGTGAGAGAACTAGTCGTAAAAGAGAGAGATATGAAGATAATCGGGAGCGTGAGGACAGAGGGAGAAGCAAAACAGAGCGTGCTAGTCGACACAGAGATGAAGATGGGGGGTATCTAGATAGAAGgaaaagcaaaacaaacaGGAGTAGTAGTTCTCGTCTTGAACTGCAGGATTTTGATGATCGATATGATCCTGCAGAGTCTCGTGATTTTTATGAGGATGATTTCTGA
- the LOC105161168 gene encoding uncharacterized protein LOC105161168 isoform X1, which yields MATEYCRKSGQIPAFGDWETANQLPITQYFECARQAGLLRCSCSGECCASWGGAAAAAAGDLYGTVGFDKPLPRRVYAVPQRKGTYLQTSGINKGYSQSKEQRKQVKVRDLMEQPRTRPSSQKLQYSKQSTKSVNLVQQKSSITVKPVDEDLYKIPSELLENSKRKKMLGFFSRCMVPPCAA from the exons ATGGCTACA GAATACTGCCGGAAGAGTGGTCAAATCCCAGCATTTGGCGACTGGGAAACTGCGAATCAGCTGCCGATAACACAGTACTTTGAGTGCGCCAGGCAGGCGGGGCTGCTCCGCTGTAGCTGTTCTGGAGAATGCTGTGCCTCTTGGGGCGgcgctgctgctgctgctgctggtgATCTTTATGGTACTGTTGGTTTTGATAAACCCCTGCCTCGCCGGGTTTATGCTGTTCCTCAACGCAAG GGAACGTATTTGCAGACAAGTGGAATCAACAAAGGTTATTCACAGTCCAAGGAGCAGAGGAAGCAAGTTAAGGTTCGGGATTTGATGGAACAACCAAGAACTCGGCCCTCATCTCAGAAGCTGCAGTACTCGAAACAAAGTACTAAATCAGTAAACCTCGTCCAACAAAAATCCTCAATCACTGTCAAACCAGTAGACGAAGATCTGTACAAGATCCCTTCTGAGCTCCTCGAAAATTCCAAACGA AAAAAGATGCTGGGATTCTTTTCGAGATGCATGGTTCCTCCTTGTGCGGCATGA
- the LOC105161168 gene encoding uncharacterized protein LOC105161168 isoform X2, which produces MATEYCRKSGQIPAFGDWETANQLPITQYFECARQAGLLRCSCSGECCASWGGAAAAAAGDLYGTVGFDKPLPRRVYAVPQRKTSGINKGYSQSKEQRKQVKVRDLMEQPRTRPSSQKLQYSKQSTKSVNLVQQKSSITVKPVDEDLYKIPSELLENSKRKKMLGFFSRCMVPPCAA; this is translated from the exons ATGGCTACA GAATACTGCCGGAAGAGTGGTCAAATCCCAGCATTTGGCGACTGGGAAACTGCGAATCAGCTGCCGATAACACAGTACTTTGAGTGCGCCAGGCAGGCGGGGCTGCTCCGCTGTAGCTGTTCTGGAGAATGCTGTGCCTCTTGGGGCGgcgctgctgctgctgctgctggtgATCTTTATGGTACTGTTGGTTTTGATAAACCCCTGCCTCGCCGGGTTTATGCTGTTCCTCAACGCAAG ACAAGTGGAATCAACAAAGGTTATTCACAGTCCAAGGAGCAGAGGAAGCAAGTTAAGGTTCGGGATTTGATGGAACAACCAAGAACTCGGCCCTCATCTCAGAAGCTGCAGTACTCGAAACAAAGTACTAAATCAGTAAACCTCGTCCAACAAAAATCCTCAATCACTGTCAAACCAGTAGACGAAGATCTGTACAAGATCCCTTCTGAGCTCCTCGAAAATTCCAAACGA AAAAAGATGCTGGGATTCTTTTCGAGATGCATGGTTCCTCCTTGTGCGGCATGA